One stretch of Deltaproteobacteria bacterium DNA includes these proteins:
- a CDS encoding 3-hydroxybutyryl-CoA dehydrogenase (converts (S)-3-hydroxybutanoyl-CoA to 3-acetoacetyl-CoA) has translation MSVQKIGIVGVGQMGSGIVHIAAMAGFDIVAMDQSGDHNIKAQSTIKKQFLKGVEKGKLTADVAAAAEGKVKWTESLKDFSSCDLIIEAIIENPKIKEDLFKALDQVCEAKTILATNTSSISITGLAAVTKRPQQVIGMHFFNPVPVMKLLEVIRAVQTDDATYQACVAAGTKMGKTVVTAKDSAAFIVNRTLLPFLNEAIFTLYEGVGSAEDIDKAVKLGLNHPMGPLELCDFVGLDTLLAVLDVMSKEFGDPKYRACPLLRKYVEAGWYGRKAGRGFYKY, from the coding sequence ATGTCTGTGCAAAAAATAGGAATTGTCGGTGTAGGTCAGATGGGTTCTGGAATTGTTCACATTGCCGCCATGGCGGGTTTTGATATCGTGGCGATGGATCAATCGGGTGACCACAATATTAAGGCGCAGTCTACAATCAAAAAACAATTTTTGAAAGGGGTTGAAAAGGGAAAGTTAACTGCGGATGTCGCTGCTGCTGCAGAAGGTAAAGTCAAATGGACCGAGTCGCTGAAAGATTTTTCTTCTTGCGATCTCATCATCGAAGCCATCATTGAAAATCCAAAAATTAAAGAAGATTTATTCAAGGCCTTGGATCAAGTTTGCGAAGCCAAAACTATTTTGGCTACCAATACCTCGTCCATTTCTATCACAGGTCTTGCTGCCGTGACCAAGCGTCCTCAACAGGTGATCGGAATGCACTTCTTTAATCCTGTCCCTGTCATGAAACTTCTGGAAGTGATTCGCGCGGTGCAAACCGATGACGCGACTTATCAGGCTTGTGTCGCGGCGGGGACAAAAATGGGTAAAACCGTGGTCACCGCAAAAGACTCCGCTGCCTTTATTGTCAACCGAACTTTGCTGCCTTTCCTGAACGAAGCCATCTTCACTTTATACGAGGGAGTGGGAAGCGCCGAAGATATCGATAAAGCCGTAAAGCTGGGTTTGAATCATCCCATGGGTCCCCTGGAACTTTGCGATTTTGTGGGATTGGACACGCTGCTTGCCGTCCTCGATGTCATGTCGAAAGAATTTGGGGATCCCAAATACCGTGCCTGTCCTTTGCTGCGCAAATACGTGGAAGCAGGTTGGTATGGGCGTAAGGCGGGGCGTGGATTTTATAAATACTAA
- a CDS encoding dihydroorotase has protein sequence MSTLLIKNGRLIDPANHRDGHFDLKIENGKIVEIAASITALKTDQLIDAKGLIVAPGFVDVHVHLREPGQEYKETIETGSKAAAAGGFTSVCCMANTHPVNDHGAITEAILQRARETALVNVFPIGAVTKRLEGQQLSEIGELKEAGCVALSDDGRTLQNSALLRKALEYAKAFRLPLVSHALCPDLMGKGVMNEGFVSTELGLPGIPHVAEEVIIARDIALAELTGCPIHVAHLSTARGVELIREAKRRGVPVTCEVSPHHFTLTDEACRTYDTNTKMAPPLRRPEDIAAIKEGLKDGTVDAIATDHAPHAISEKELDFEEAPFGIIGLETAFSLSLRLAEDKLIDLNRLIELLATRPAQVMNLNRGVLGVGSIADVTLFSETEVWTYDVSQGLSKSKNTPFNGWKFKGRVKVTIVAGEVVYSG, from the coding sequence ATGTCTACACTACTCATCAAAAATGGTCGACTGATTGATCCGGCAAATCATCGGGATGGCCACTTCGATCTCAAAATCGAAAATGGAAAAATCGTTGAAATTGCTGCGTCAATTACTGCGTTAAAAACGGATCAACTGATCGATGCAAAGGGCTTAATTGTTGCTCCGGGTTTTGTGGATGTGCACGTGCATCTGCGCGAGCCGGGGCAGGAATATAAAGAAACCATTGAAACAGGCAGCAAAGCCGCTGCAGCGGGGGGATTCACGTCTGTTTGCTGCATGGCCAATACGCATCCCGTCAACGATCATGGCGCCATTACTGAAGCCATTTTACAACGTGCTCGGGAAACTGCTTTGGTGAATGTGTTTCCCATTGGTGCAGTGACTAAAAGGCTGGAAGGCCAACAGCTCTCTGAAATAGGAGAGTTGAAAGAAGCCGGCTGCGTGGCCCTGTCGGACGACGGAAGAACTTTACAAAATTCAGCCTTGTTACGCAAGGCCCTGGAGTACGCCAAGGCCTTTCGACTTCCTCTGGTGTCACATGCCTTGTGTCCCGATCTCATGGGCAAGGGGGTGATGAACGAGGGCTTTGTCTCTACCGAACTGGGTTTGCCGGGAATCCCCCACGTGGCAGAAGAGGTGATTATTGCCCGCGATATTGCCCTGGCCGAACTTACGGGCTGCCCAATACACGTGGCCCATCTTTCCACAGCCCGCGGAGTGGAGTTGATCCGGGAGGCCAAGCGGCGCGGTGTTCCCGTGACCTGTGAAGTAAGCCCGCATCATTTTACACTCACAGACGAGGCCTGCCGTACCTATGATACAAACACCAAAATGGCGCCTCCCTTGCGTCGGCCAGAAGATATCGCAGCAATCAAAGAAGGTCTGAAAGATGGCACGGTGGATGCGATAGCCACTGACCATGCCCCACATGCAATCTCCGAAAAAGAGTTGGATTTCGAAGAAGCGCCCTTTGGCATTATCGGTTTGGAAACGGCCTTTAGCCTTTCGCTGCGCTTGGCAGAGGATAAGCTCATTGATTTAAATCGCTTGATTGAGCTCCTGGCGACGAGGCCAGCGCAAGTGATGAATTTAAATCGCGGGGTTCTCGGCGTGGGCAGCATTGCCGATGTTACTTTATTTTCAGAGACAGAAGTTTGGACCTACGATGTTTCCCAAGGTCTATCCAAGAGCAAAAATACACCTTTCAATGGGTGGAAATTTAAGGGACGTGTGAAAGTGACGATCGTGGCGGGAGAAGTGGTTTACTCAGGATAA
- the carA gene encoding glutamine-hydrolyzing carbamoyl-phosphate synthase small subunit, with product MKKKVAKTDKKALLILKDGTSFEGRSFGYEGDEHEDEDFFSSSGEVVFNTSMTGYQEILTDPSYKWQMVCMTYPEIGNYGINLEDVESAKPQVSGFIVKNYNASPSNFRSEKTLAAYLKENKIPGIEGIDTRALTQHLRDRGAQPGVIAVGDFDADQIKKNAKKLPGMDGMDLVKEVTCKSSYKWHGGLWRLNGNNSPQPSLTLREGVLGKKPYRITAYDFGIKQNILRCLVSSGFDVVVVPAQTPAKQVLAQKPDGVFLSNGPGDPAAVTYAIENVSRLLGKVPVFGICLGHQIMGLALGAKTFKLKFGHRGGNQPVMDLSTRKVEITSQNHGFAVEEKSLSKIAAITHINLNDKTVEGLANFKQKYFSVQYHPEASPGPHDSMYLFERFKQTIAGKY from the coding sequence ATGAAGAAAAAAGTAGCGAAGACAGATAAAAAAGCCCTCCTTATTTTGAAAGATGGAACTTCTTTTGAGGGGAGATCTTTTGGTTATGAAGGAGATGAGCATGAAGACGAAGATTTTTTCAGCAGCAGCGGAGAAGTGGTTTTTAATACTTCCATGACCGGCTATCAGGAAATTCTTACCGATCCTTCCTATAAATGGCAGATGGTGTGCATGACCTATCCTGAGATTGGAAACTATGGGATTAACCTCGAAGATGTGGAGTCGGCTAAACCCCAGGTTTCAGGATTCATCGTCAAAAATTACAATGCAAGCCCTTCCAATTTCAGGTCCGAAAAAACTCTGGCAGCTTATCTGAAAGAAAATAAAATTCCGGGCATCGAAGGGATAGACACGCGAGCCCTCACTCAACATCTTCGCGACAGAGGGGCTCAACCGGGCGTGATTGCTGTGGGGGATTTTGATGCAGACCAAATCAAAAAAAACGCTAAAAAATTACCCGGCATGGATGGAATGGATTTGGTCAAAGAGGTGACTTGCAAATCCTCTTACAAATGGCATGGGGGCTTGTGGAGATTGAATGGGAATAACTCACCCCAACCCTCTCTTACTTTAAGAGAGGGAGTTTTAGGAAAAAAACCCTATCGTATTACCGCCTACGATTTCGGCATCAAACAAAATATTTTGCGCTGTCTGGTTTCCTCGGGATTCGATGTGGTGGTGGTGCCTGCCCAAACTCCGGCAAAGCAGGTTTTGGCGCAAAAGCCGGATGGAGTTTTTCTTTCCAATGGCCCCGGAGATCCTGCAGCGGTGACCTATGCCATCGAAAATGTCTCCAGGCTTTTGGGGAAAGTTCCTGTTTTTGGAATTTGCCTGGGGCATCAAATTATGGGGCTCGCTTTGGGGGCAAAAACTTTCAAACTCAAATTTGGTCATCGGGGTGGCAATCAGCCGGTGATGGATTTGTCCACCCGCAAAGTTGAAATTACCTCTCAAAACCACGGTTTTGCTGTGGAAGAAAAATCTCTCAGTAAGATTGCAGCCATCACCCATATCAATCTAAACGATAAAACCGTGGAAGGCCTGGCAAATTTTAAACAAAAATATTTTTCGGTGCAGTATCACCCGGAGGCCTCGCCGGGGCCGCATGATTCGATGTATCTCTTCGAAAGATTTAAGCAGACGATTGCAGGGAAGTATTAG
- the carB gene encoding carbamoyl-phosphate synthase large subunit, with protein sequence MPKRKDLKKILIIGSGPIVIGQACEFDYSGTQAVKALKEEGYEVVLVNSNPATIMTDPEFAHRTYIEPLQPEVVAQIIERERPDAVLPTLGGQTALNIAMALHQMGVFEKFKVELIGAKIPAIQKAEDRKEFKAAMEKIGVGVAKSGLIHSMEEAKEVIKDLGFPVILRPAFTLGGTGGGIATNMKEYEHLVRWGLDQSPNRQILIEESLIGWKEYELEVMRDTKDNVVIICSIENLDPMGVHTGDSITIAPAQTLSDKEYQILRDASIAIIREIGVETGGSNIQFAIHPKEGRMIVIEMNPRVSRSSALASKATGFPIAKIATKLAVGYTLDEISNDITRYTPASFEPTLDYVVTKIPRFAFEKFKGADDKLTTQMKSVGEVMAIGRTFKESLQKAMRSLEIDKSGFESPQPPLLRGDQGGIEKRLRIPKADRLWIIGEAFRRGFTLEKIRKLTHIDSWFLKHIEEIILEEKEIKKFFGKREYLVRIKQMGFSDKRIAQLTGKTEDQIRALRKKLKIKPVYKRVDTCAAEFEAFTPYLYSSYDQTDDSKPSKKKKVVILGGGPNRIGQGIEFDYCCVHASFALQKIGYETIMVNCNPETVSTDYDTSDRLYFEPLTIEDVLGILENEKPFGVIVQYGGQTPLKLSHAIKKAGFKILGTSPDSIDCAEDRKRFQKMLQKLKLKQPHNSTIYSLAEALKATKEIGYPVVVRPSYVLGGRAMEIVYDDAALKKYMTEAVQVSWDHPILIDKFLESAIEVDVDCVSDGKTRVIGGIMEHIEEAGIHSGDSACCLPPHSLSPRLLEEIKKQTLRMAKELKVIGLMNVQFAVKNEEIYVLEVNPRASRTIPFVSKAIGQPLAKIGALAMVGKTLPSQKFSEEVYPPYLSVKEVVLPFSKFPGVDVLLGPEMKSTGEVMGIAQDFGAAFAKAQLGAYTILPKKGEVFVSVNDQDKEAILESARRLIQNGFALVATSGTADYLSKMGVRTRSINKVTEGSPHIVDEVKAGKIAMIVNTPLGRNSTIDSYSIRRSAIEYSVPYFTTTAAANAATSAILEMKQHPLEVKTIQEYHAELKKK encoded by the coding sequence ATGCCCAAACGAAAAGACCTCAAAAAAATCCTCATCATCGGCAGCGGACCCATCGTTATTGGTCAGGCCTGCGAATTTGATTACTCGGGAACTCAGGCCGTGAAGGCCTTGAAAGAAGAGGGTTACGAGGTGGTGCTCGTCAATTCCAACCCGGCCACTATTATGACTGATCCGGAATTTGCCCATCGCACCTACATTGAACCCCTGCAGCCGGAGGTGGTGGCGCAGATTATTGAACGCGAACGGCCCGATGCGGTGTTGCCTACCTTAGGCGGGCAAACCGCCCTCAATATTGCGATGGCCTTGCATCAAATGGGGGTCTTCGAAAAATTTAAGGTGGAGTTGATTGGGGCCAAGATCCCTGCCATTCAAAAGGCCGAAGATCGCAAAGAATTCAAGGCCGCAATGGAAAAGATCGGCGTGGGAGTGGCGAAGTCCGGTCTCATCCACAGTATGGAAGAAGCGAAAGAGGTGATCAAGGATCTGGGCTTTCCAGTCATTCTTCGTCCTGCATTTACTCTGGGTGGAACCGGCGGCGGTATCGCGACGAATATGAAAGAGTATGAACATCTGGTGCGTTGGGGTCTCGATCAATCTCCCAATCGTCAAATCCTGATCGAAGAATCCCTTATTGGCTGGAAAGAATACGAACTCGAGGTGATGCGCGACACGAAAGACAATGTGGTGATCATCTGTTCCATTGAGAATCTGGATCCCATGGGAGTGCATACCGGCGATTCGATTACCATCGCCCCCGCGCAGACCTTGAGTGACAAGGAATATCAGATTTTAAGGGATGCTTCCATTGCGATTATCCGTGAAATTGGTGTCGAAACCGGAGGTTCCAATATCCAGTTTGCCATCCATCCCAAAGAGGGTCGCATGATTGTCATCGAAATGAATCCCCGCGTGTCTCGCAGCTCGGCACTGGCTTCCAAGGCCACGGGTTTTCCCATTGCCAAGATCGCAACCAAACTTGCGGTGGGTTATACGCTGGATGAAATTTCGAATGACATTACGCGCTATACCCCTGCCTCATTCGAACCTACTTTGGATTATGTAGTTACCAAAATTCCCAGATTTGCCTTTGAGAAATTCAAGGGCGCCGACGACAAACTCACCACGCAAATGAAATCGGTGGGTGAGGTGATGGCCATAGGGCGTACTTTTAAAGAGTCGCTCCAAAAAGCGATGCGTTCTCTGGAGATTGATAAGAGCGGTTTTGAATCCCCCCAACCCCCCTTATTAAGGGGGGATCAAGGGGGGATAGAAAAACGCCTCCGCATCCCCAAAGCAGACCGCCTATGGATAATTGGCGAGGCCTTTCGTCGAGGCTTTACTTTAGAAAAAATTAGAAAACTCACGCACATCGACTCCTGGTTTTTGAAACACATTGAAGAAATTATTTTGGAAGAAAAAGAAATTAAGAAATTTTTTGGGAAGAGGGAATATTTAGTCAGAATTAAGCAAATGGGTTTTTCGGATAAACGTATCGCTCAATTGACGGGTAAGACAGAAGATCAGATCCGCGCACTGCGGAAAAAATTAAAGATCAAGCCCGTCTACAAACGTGTGGATACCTGTGCGGCTGAGTTTGAGGCCTTTACCCCTTATCTTTATAGCAGTTATGATCAGACGGATGATTCCAAACCCAGCAAAAAGAAGAAAGTGGTTATCCTGGGAGGTGGGCCCAACCGTATTGGGCAGGGGATAGAATTTGATTATTGCTGCGTGCACGCCTCTTTTGCGCTGCAAAAAATTGGTTATGAAACTATCATGGTGAATTGTAATCCCGAAACGGTGTCTACCGATTATGATACCTCCGACCGTTTGTATTTTGAACCACTGACCATTGAAGATGTTTTGGGAATTTTGGAAAATGAAAAACCTTTCGGAGTAATTGTGCAATACGGCGGACAAACGCCGCTCAAGCTTTCTCATGCGATCAAAAAAGCCGGATTCAAAATTTTGGGCACTTCTCCCGACAGCATCGATTGTGCCGAAGACCGAAAACGTTTTCAAAAAATGTTGCAAAAGCTCAAGCTCAAACAGCCGCACAACTCGACGATTTATTCGCTGGCGGAAGCTTTGAAGGCCACCAAGGAAATTGGATATCCCGTGGTCGTGCGTCCTTCTTATGTCTTAGGCGGACGGGCCATGGAGATTGTCTACGACGATGCGGCACTCAAAAAATATATGACGGAGGCCGTGCAGGTTTCCTGGGATCATCCCATCCTGATTGACAAGTTTTTGGAGTCGGCTATCGAAGTGGATGTGGATTGTGTCAGCGATGGAAAAACTCGAGTCATTGGCGGCATCATGGAACATATCGAGGAAGCAGGAATTCATTCGGGCGATTCGGCCTGCTGTCTGCCCCCGCATTCCCTTTCCCCACGCCTATTGGAAGAAATCAAAAAACAGACGCTGAGAATGGCCAAAGAATTAAAGGTAATTGGTTTGATGAATGTACAGTTTGCCGTGAAGAATGAAGAAATATACGTGCTCGAAGTCAACCCGCGTGCTTCACGCACCATTCCCTTTGTATCCAAGGCCATCGGTCAACCGCTGGCCAAGATAGGCGCCTTGGCCATGGTTGGGAAAACGCTCCCATCGCAAAAATTCAGCGAAGAAGTTTATCCTCCTTATTTATCCGTCAAAGAAGTGGTGCTTCCTTTCAGTAAATTTCCGGGGGTGGATGTGCTTCTAGGCCCTGAAATGAAAAGCACGGGTGAGGTGATGGGCATTGCCCAAGATTTTGGTGCCGCCTTCGCAAAAGCCCAACTTGGGGCTTATACGATACTCCCCAAAAAGGGAGAGGTTTTTGTCTCGGTGAACGATCAGGATAAAGAAGCCATTTTAGAATCTGCACGACGTTTAATCCAAAATGGATTTGCCTTAGTTGCTACTAGCGGAACTGCGGATTATTTAAGCAAGATGGGAGTTCGCACTCGTTCCATCAATAAAGTAACAGAAGGTTCTCCACATATCGTGGATGAGGTGAAGGCCGGCAAGATTGCGATGATTGTGAATACGCCTTTGGGACGAAACTCGACGATTGATAGCTATTCCATTCGCCGTTCCGCCATTGAATATTCGGTTCCCTATTTTACCACCACCGCCGCGGCAAATGCTGCTACTTCAGCTATTTTAGAGATGAAGCAACATCCTTTGGAAGTGAAGACAATTCAGGAGTATCATGCGGAGCTGAAGAAAAAATAG
- a CDS encoding acetyl-CoA C-acetyltransferase: MAKTVIVSAARTPIGSLQGTLSSLTAPQLGAVAIKAALERAGISGDQVQEVLMGNVLSSGIGQAPARQAAIYAGLPKSVPCTTIGKVCGSGLKTVMLADQAIRAGDSEVIIAGGMESMSNAVYSLPKARTGYRMGHGQVEDLMIKDGLWDPYNNLHMGSITEICAKEYKLDKAAQDAYAVESYKRALAAIKNGVFKEEIAPVEIPQKKGVALVVDTDEEPGKGNIEKLPSLNPAFQKDGTVSAGNASSINDGAAALVLMSEEKAKVLGLKPLARIVSQASAALAPEWFTTAPAAAMSAALEKAGLKAADIDLWEVNEAFSAVALVNNQKIGIPADKVNVNGGAVALGHPIGASGARILTTLVYEMKRRGSKRGLASLCIGGGEAVALIIEAL; the protein is encoded by the coding sequence ATGGCCAAAACAGTGATTGTCAGTGCGGCAAGAACTCCTATCGGTTCTTTGCAAGGAACTCTTTCTTCTCTCACGGCACCTCAACTGGGTGCGGTTGCTATTAAAGCGGCCTTGGAGCGTGCAGGAATTTCCGGGGATCAAGTGCAAGAGGTTCTTATGGGTAACGTGTTGAGCTCGGGGATTGGTCAGGCTCCAGCCCGGCAAGCGGCTATTTATGCAGGTCTGCCGAAAAGTGTGCCTTGTACCACCATCGGAAAAGTTTGCGGATCGGGCCTCAAAACGGTGATGCTGGCCGATCAGGCCATTCGTGCTGGCGATTCGGAAGTGATTATCGCGGGGGGGATGGAGAGCATGTCCAATGCGGTTTACTCTTTACCCAAGGCGCGAACGGGCTACCGCATGGGTCATGGACAGGTAGAAGATTTGATGATTAAAGATGGTTTGTGGGATCCTTACAATAATTTGCATATGGGAAGCATCACGGAAATTTGCGCCAAGGAATATAAACTGGATAAAGCGGCTCAAGACGCCTATGCCGTCGAAAGTTATAAACGGGCCTTGGCGGCTATCAAAAATGGCGTGTTCAAAGAGGAGATTGCCCCGGTAGAAATTCCCCAGAAAAAGGGTGTAGCTCTTGTGGTAGATACCGACGAAGAACCCGGCAAAGGCAATATTGAAAAGTTGCCCAGCCTTAATCCAGCCTTTCAAAAAGACGGGACTGTCAGCGCCGGAAATGCCTCTAGCATCAACGATGGCGCTGCTGCCCTGGTACTCATGAGCGAAGAAAAAGCCAAGGTTCTGGGACTGAAACCCTTGGCTCGAATTGTTTCTCAGGCCTCCGCCGCCTTGGCCCCGGAATGGTTTACCACAGCCCCCGCTGCAGCAATGTCTGCGGCTTTAGAAAAAGCCGGTCTGAAAGCCGCGGATATTGATTTGTGGGAAGTGAACGAAGCCTTCTCGGCCGTAGCCCTGGTGAACAATCAAAAAATTGGAATCCCTGCCGACAAGGTAAATGTCAACGGTGGGGCTGTGGCTTTAGGCCATCCCATCGGAGCTTCCGGTGCCCGAATTTTGACGACGTTGGTTTACGAGATGAAACGTCGTGGCTCTAAACGTGGACTTGCCTCGCTTTGCATCGGTGGTGGAGAAGCGGTGGCATTAATTATTGAGGCCTTATGA
- the pyrR gene encoding bifunctional pyr operon transcriptional regulator/uracil phosphoribosyltransferase PyrR has product MKTLLDQKQLAVAIQQMAQQISQRHPHLANLIFVGIQRRGVILAQRLIHFYQQQNMLLPSLGTLDINLYRDDFSSLNKVPVVHATEISESIHNKGIILIDEVLYTGRTIRAAMDALMDLGRPRFIELAVLVDRGGRELPIQANYVSLVHPIGADEEIQVRFQELDGEEGVRSVRRDP; this is encoded by the coding sequence ATGAAAACCTTGCTCGATCAAAAACAACTGGCAGTAGCCATTCAGCAGATGGCGCAACAAATTTCGCAGCGTCATCCCCATTTGGCCAATTTGATTTTTGTGGGTATCCAGCGGCGAGGGGTTATTTTGGCACAGCGCTTGATCCATTTTTATCAGCAACAAAATATGCTGCTACCCAGCTTGGGAACTTTAGATATTAATCTTTACCGGGATGATTTTTCTTCGCTGAATAAAGTGCCCGTGGTGCATGCCACCGAAATTTCGGAGTCCATTCACAATAAAGGCATCATCCTGATTGATGAAGTGCTCTACACCGGTCGCACGATTCGCGCGGCCATGGATGCCTTGATGGATTTGGGAAGACCTCGCTTTATAGAGCTGGCGGTGTTGGTCGATCGTGGAGGTCGCGAGCTGCCTATTCAGGCAAATTATGTGAGCCTCGTGCATCCCATCGGTGCCGATGAGGAAATTCAGGTGCGTTTTCAGGAGTTGGACGGAGAAGAAGGAGTACGAAGCGTGAGGCGTGATCCGTGA
- a CDS encoding AbrB/MazE/SpoVT family DNA-binding domain-containing protein, with the protein MKNSALKLSDKGELTLPSMLRNKLNLKPGDRLVPQVQDGVLVLLTEKMSKHKSSQNWFWTKKWQQKEKEVELAIKTKKTKRAENVKDLMRELQK; encoded by the coding sequence ATGAAAAATTCTGCATTAAAATTATCGGATAAAGGGGAGCTTACCCTTCCTTCCATGTTACGGAACAAGCTTAACCTTAAGCCGGGAGATAGGCTAGTTCCGCAGGTTCAAGATGGAGTGCTCGTTTTATTAACGGAAAAAATGTCTAAACATAAATCTTCTCAAAATTGGTTTTGGACAAAAAAATGGCAGCAAAAAGAGAAAGAAGTAGAGCTGGCCATTAAAACTAAAAAAACAAAAAGAGCAGAAAATGTGAAGGATTTGATGCGAGAATTACAAAAATGA
- a CDS encoding enoyl-CoA hydratase/isomerase family protein encodes MEFKNLLVENNQGIVTLKINRPQAMNALNPEVLSELAVFAHEVNKKDEIKAVIITGAGEKAFVAGADIAAMKDMTTLQAKAFCDLGHCVMKQIETAHKPIVAAVNGFCLGGGLELALSCDFIYASENAKLGLPEVNLGIFPGFGGTQRLPRLIGKNRAKEMIFTARMLSAAEAYEWGIINKVTPAADLMSAVQATVQEMIKKGPLAIQLAKQSINQGSDLDINSGLAIEKAIFPTVFSTEDKKEGITAFLEKRKAEFKGK; translated from the coding sequence ATGGAATTCAAAAATCTTCTTGTCGAAAATAATCAAGGAATCGTCACCCTAAAAATCAATCGCCCTCAGGCGATGAATGCCCTTAATCCCGAGGTGCTTTCAGAGTTGGCCGTCTTTGCCCATGAGGTGAACAAAAAGGATGAAATCAAAGCCGTCATTATTACAGGGGCTGGAGAAAAAGCCTTTGTAGCGGGGGCGGATATTGCCGCCATGAAAGACATGACGACTCTGCAGGCAAAAGCATTTTGTGATTTGGGTCACTGTGTGATGAAGCAAATCGAGACTGCCCACAAGCCTATTGTGGCTGCGGTGAATGGGTTTTGTCTGGGGGGTGGTTTAGAACTCGCCCTGTCTTGTGATTTTATTTACGCCTCTGAAAATGCAAAACTGGGTCTGCCCGAAGTGAATCTGGGAATTTTTCCTGGCTTTGGAGGGACACAAAGACTGCCTCGCCTCATTGGGAAAAACCGAGCCAAAGAAATGATCTTCACCGCCAGAATGCTGTCCGCGGCTGAGGCCTATGAATGGGGCATCATCAATAAAGTGACACCCGCTGCAGATTTGATGAGTGCCGTACAAGCAACCGTGCAAGAGATGATCAAGAAGGGGCCACTGGCGATTCAACTGGCCAAACAATCCATCAATCAAGGAAGCGATCTGGATATCAACAGCGGTCTGGCGATTGAGAAGGCCATCTTTCCTACCGTGTTCTCCACGGAAGATAAAAAAGAAGGAATCACGGCCTTTCTCGAAAAACGTAAAGCAGAATTTAAAGGGAAGTAA
- a CDS encoding aspartate carbamoyltransferase catalytic subunit: protein MSFNRKHLLSTHDLRLSEIEEILHNAKSFKEVLSREVKKVPTLRGKTILNLFLEDSTRTRTSFEIAGKRLSADVVNISKSGSSVSKGESLLDTAKTLEAMQPDILVVRAKQSGFAFRMAQYLHCSVINGGDGTHEHPTQALLDLFTILEKRGSVKGMKIAIVGDVAHSRVARSNIYLLKTMGAQVSLVGPTSLMPAQVELYGVEVFNELIPGIRDADVIMMLRIQQERLDEVPTFPSLREYSRFYGLDRRKMNECKKEVLILHPGPVNRGVEISPEVADGPHSVILDQVAHGVAVRMALLYLLGK from the coding sequence ATGTCATTCAATCGCAAACATTTACTTTCTACCCATGATCTTCGCCTCAGCGAAATCGAAGAGATCTTGCACAATGCGAAATCTTTCAAGGAAGTGCTTTCGCGCGAGGTGAAAAAAGTCCCCACACTTCGGGGGAAAACCATTCTCAATTTATTTCTGGAAGATTCTACGCGAACCCGAACCTCCTTTGAAATCGCCGGTAAACGCCTGTCTGCGGATGTCGTCAATATTTCCAAAAGTGGTTCCTCGGTTTCAAAAGGTGAAAGTCTACTGGATACCGCGAAAACCTTGGAGGCCATGCAGCCGGATATCCTCGTGGTTCGAGCCAAGCAAAGTGGTTTTGCCTTTCGTATGGCCCAGTATCTGCATTGTTCCGTCATTAACGGCGGCGACGGTACTCACGAGCATCCCACCCAGGCCTTGCTCGATCTTTTTACCATTCTTGAAAAGCGCGGTTCTGTAAAAGGGATGAAAATAGCCATTGTGGGGGATGTGGCGCATTCCCGGGTGGCGCGCTCGAATATTTATCTTTTAAAAACGATGGGGGCGCAGGTCTCGCTCGTCGGTCCTACGTCACTCATGCCTGCACAAGTAGAGCTTTACGGTGTGGAAGTTTTTAATGAGCTGATTCCCGGTATTCGCGATGCCGATGTCATTATGATGTTACGCATTCAGCAAGAACGTCTGGATGAAGTGCCCACTTTTCCTTCACTCCGGGAATACTCCCGTTTTTATGGATTAGATCGTCGCAAGATGAATGAATGCAAAAAAGAGGTGCTGATTTTACATCCGGGGCCCGTCAATCGCGGGGTAGAGATTTCTCCGGAGGTGGCCGATGGTCCCCATTCAGTGATTCTAGATCAGGTGGCTCATGGCGTGGCGGTCCGAATGGCCTTGTTATATTTATTGGGAAAGTGA